Proteins co-encoded in one Candidatus Moraniibacteriota bacterium genomic window:
- a CDS encoding trypsin-like peptidase domain-containing protein, with protein MQIKNNFNLSAKKMFALLIISALIGGGIIYLTFDNISKGTKKYQEWKNEKQVGFFEKLRDNFKTKEPKNMQSVKIIDEQSQVIEVVKKASPAVVSIVASAQVPKFETYFEDPFFGDDFSSFFNFRIPQQRQNGTEEKKIGAGTGFVVSSDGYIITNKHVVNEEDADYTVYLNDEKNRGEKIKAKVVARDPKNDLAVLKIDKRDLPFLTFSDSSHLQVGQTVITIGYALGEFDNTVSKGVISGLSRSITAGGGFTKTEELKNLIQSDAAINPGNSGGPMLDIEGNVIGINVAMANAENIGFAISGNEAKAVFEEVKNTGSISKKETAFLGVRYVLIDEKLKADNNLPYEYGALVARGEARTDLAVIPGSPADKAGIMENDIILEVNGQKITKRNQLSDLIATKKPNEEINLKIYHKGEEEDLKIVLGKN; from the coding sequence ATGCAAATAAAAAATAATTTCAATCTTTCTGCGAAAAAAATGTTTGCCTTATTAATTATTTCAGCCTTAATTGGTGGAGGAATTATTTATTTAACTTTTGACAATATTTCAAAGGGAACTAAAAAATATCAAGAATGGAAAAATGAAAAACAAGTCGGATTTTTTGAAAAATTAAGAGATAATTTTAAAACAAAAGAACCAAAAAACATGCAGTCTGTTAAAATAATTGATGAACAGTCACAAGTAATCGAAGTTGTCAAAAAGGCCTCTCCGGCAGTTGTGAGTATAGTAGCTTCAGCGCAAGTGCCAAAATTTGAAACTTATTTTGAGGATCCTTTTTTCGGTGATGATTTTTCATCTTTTTTTAATTTTCGCATTCCACAGCAACGTCAAAATGGCACTGAAGAAAAAAAGATCGGCGCTGGAACCGGATTTGTAGTTTCTTCCGATGGATATATCATAACCAATAAGCATGTGGTTAATGAAGAAGATGCTGATTATACCGTTTATCTTAATGATGAAAAAAATCGTGGCGAGAAAATAAAAGCTAAAGTAGTGGCACGCGATCCAAAAAATGATTTGGCAGTTTTAAAAATTGACAAAAGAGATTTGCCATTTTTAACCTTTAGTGATTCTAGCCATTTGCAAGTTGGACAAACAGTAATTACTATCGGTTATGCCTTAGGAGAATTCGACAACACTGTCAGTAAAGGAGTCATTTCTGGCTTATCAAGGTCTATAACGGCTGGAGGCGGATTCACAAAAACCGAAGAACTAAAAAATTTGATTCAAAGTGATGCAGCTATTAATCCTGGAAACTCAGGAGGTCCCATGCTAGATATTGAAGGAAATGTGATTGGCATTAATGTGGCTATGGCTAATGCCGAGAATATTGGCTTTGCTATTTCTGGAAATGAAGCTAAAGCCGTTTTTGAAGAAGTAAAAAACACGGGCTCAATAAGTAAAAAAGAAACTGCATTTTTGGGTGTCAGGTATGTGTTAATTGATGAAAAGTTAAAAGCTGATAATAATCTGCCATACGAATATGGCGCATTAGTGGCACGCGGAGAAGCCAGAACTGATTTAGCCGTTATTCCGGGTTCGCCAGCTGATAAAGCAGGCATAATGGAAAATGACATTATTTTGGAGGTTAATGGTCAAAAAATAACAAAAAGAAATCAACTTTCTGATTTAATTGCCACAAAAAAACCCAACGAAGAGATAAATTTGAAAATTTATCATAAAGGCGAAGAAGAGGATTTGAAAATAGTCTTAGGAAAAAATTAA
- the rplL gene encoding 50S ribosomal protein L7/L12: MTEEKKEVKVPAKFEKIVAEIEKMSVLDLSELVNILEDKFGVSAAAPMMMGAMPAAGGAAETAEEKSEFDVELTSAGAQKINVIKAVREITGQGLKEAKDLVDAAPKMVKEKVAKAQAEEIKKKLEEAGATVTLK; the protein is encoded by the coding sequence ATGACTGAAGAAAAAAAAGAAGTAAAAGTTCCTGCAAAATTTGAAAAAATTGTTGCAGAAATTGAAAAAATGAGCGTGCTTGATCTTTCGGAATTAGTGAATATTCTGGAAGATAAGTTTGGTGTAAGTGCGGCTGCTCCAATGATGATGGGAGCCATGCCAGCAGCCGGAGGTGCTGCTGAAACAGCTGAAGAAAAGTCTGAATTCGATGTCGAATTAACTTCAGCCGGAGCTCAGAAAATCAACGTGATTAAGGCTGTTCGTGAAATTACTGGGCAAGGCCTTAAGGAAGCAAAAGACTTGGTTGATGCAGCTCCAAAGATGGTGAAAGAAAAAGTTGCTAAAGCACAAGCTGAAGAAATTAAGAAAAAATTGGAAGAAGCTGGTGCCACAGTAACATTAAAATAA
- a CDS encoding Hsp20/alpha crystallin family protein, with protein sequence MTRGLMRWSPMWDMEKIFDDGLWEGNDFSPAIDVSQDKDNVIIETSLPGIDPDKVDISVENDVLTISGHTEEKKETKRENYYRKEIREGSFSRSIILPMGVKADQAEASYEKGILMVSLPKADEAKPKKISIKAK encoded by the coding sequence ATGACAAGAGGATTAATGCGATGGTCTCCTATGTGGGACATGGAAAAAATTTTCGATGATGGTTTATGGGAAGGGAATGATTTTTCTCCAGCTATTGATGTTAGCCAAGACAAGGATAATGTTATTATAGAAACATCTCTTCCTGGTATCGATCCTGATAAAGTTGATATCTCAGTAGAGAATGATGTTCTCACTATTTCAGGACATACTGAAGAAAAAAAGGAGACTAAGAGAGAAAACTATTACCGCAAAGAAATAAGAGAAGGATCTTTTTCTCGCTCCATAATTCTGCCAATGGGAGTTAAAGCTGATCAGGCGGAAGCGAGCTATGAAAAAGGTATCCTTATGGTTTCTTTGCCTAAAGCTGATGAAGCCAAGCCGAAAAAGATTTCCATTAAAGCCAAATAG